The Vicinamibacterales bacterium region GCGCGTGTGCCGTCGGTTGCGCCGCGTGCTCCCCCCCGCCGCACGCCGGCAGTCCCGCCGCGACGGTGACGGCGATCGTTCCAATGAGTCGCTTCATGGGTTCTCTCTGTTGTTGCTGCGGCACATGATTCACAGCCGGCCGAGCGCGCGATCGAGCGCCACGGCCTGGAGAATCACGTCCATTTCCGCTGTCGTCGCCCGCGACTCCGCCTCCAGCGCCGCCTCGGCGGCGCGGAGGACGTCGGTCACGGTCGCCAGCCCGCTTTCATACCGATCGCGGACGATGCGCTGCGACTCGCGCGCCTGGGCCAGGGCCGCACGGCCCGCCTCCTCGCGCGCACGCGCCGCCGTCAGTTGGGCGATCGCGCCGCGCACGTCCACCTCGATGCGCCGCTCGACGCGCTCGCGCTCGGCGGCGGCGCGAAGGGAGGCGTGCCGCGCTTCCGCGATCCGCGCCGTGTCGGCAAAGCCTCTGAAGACGTTCACGCGCAGTTCGGCGCCGATCACCCAGCTCGACTCCTGGCCGCCGAGCGTTGCGCCGTTGAACTCCCATCCGCCTTGCGCGCCGAAGGTGGGCAGCAGGGCCGCACGAGCGGTCCGCCGCGCGTTGTCGGCGAGCTGCAGCTGAATGCCCGCCTGACGGAGCCGCGGATGCTTCGCGAGCGCCTCCCGCACCAGCGCCGCGTCGTCGTCTGGCGCCGGCCGCGGCGCGGGACGCACCGGCACGATCGAGGCGGTCAGCGGCAGACCCACCGCCTCAGCCAGCTGCATGCGCGCCACCTGCAGGTCGCCGGCGGCGGTGATCTGCCGCTGGCGGACGTCGGCCAGGTGCACGTCGACGGCGAGGTCATCCGCCGCGGTCACCAGGCCGACGTCCCGCCGCGCGCGCGCGCGCTGCCGGTCGCTCTCGGCCGCTGCCACCGCTGCGTTCATGGCGCGGACGGTCGCCTCGAGCTGCAGCACTCGCACGAACGCCCGTGCCGCGCCCAGCGCCAGGTCCTGCTTCGTCTCGTCGCGGG contains the following coding sequences:
- a CDS encoding TolC family protein, producing MTGSLGVRAALAGLFAAIAGVNGALAQSSLTLEDAIKRAQGETADARALASAIDEADARIRLARSGFWPRVDVTEAVQRGNQPVFVFSSLLSQRRFAAANFAIPALNQPDPVTNTRTTVALEQPIFDAGMTRLAVQAARLTRDAAAAARDETKQDLALGAARAFVRVLQLEATVRAMNAAVAAAESDRQRARARRDVGLVTAADDLAVDVHLADVRQRQITAAGDLQVARMQLAEAVGLPLTASIVPVRPAPRPAPDDDAALVREALAKHPRLRQAGIQLQLADNARRTARAALLPTFGAQGGWEFNGATLGGQESSWVIGAELRVNVFRGFADTARIAEARHASLRAAAERERVERRIEVDVRGAIAQLTAARAREEAGRAALAQARESQRIVRDRYESGLATVTDVLRAAEAALEAESRATTAEMDVILQAVALDRALGRL